TCCCATCGTTGATTTAACCTCGAAATCACCGACATCGCAACCAAGTTCCACAAAACGACCGGTGCAAACACCACCAACATCACAGATCAAGAAACTCAAACAAAGCACTCCTTTATACGATAATCCGATCACATCGGATTGTGAAGGCGATCAACAAACTGGTATAACACAATCATCTTTGATTCATGCCAGTTTCTATAATATTTATTGTTGCTATTATAATAATCACATTGTTTTGCAGGAGGCTCGCCTTTCAATCCAGTTTTTCCTAGCCCTGATTCCGCAGCACAAATCACGGAACTGTTCTGCACTCCCCCTGACTCTTATGGGGTGCGGATTGATGGCCTATCAGGATATACTTATGCATCAGCTGGCGCTACTCTGGATCAGCGCCAACAaatgaagttagcaatccccggcgagcttcGCCGCGAATTCTCCAAAATTTCTGCGCTTGATGCGCACAACAGTTTTATTCAAAACTTCTACATGTGCTTCAATTCAGCGTACGATATGATATGCcggcaagaacaatttttcaatgtgctTGGAGCTGAACAGCAGAAGTACAATGCTGAGAAAATCAAGGCTGAAAACAGCGAGAAACGCTGTGTTGATCTCTCCTATGAGCTCACCGCGGCTAAAACCGCGGTGGATGAATTGAAACTACAGGTATCTACTGCAGTTGACAAACAAAAGAATTTTGAAACCACAATCTCTTCATTGCAAGAGGAGGTTTCAAGGCTTACTGCAGAGAGAGACACCGCTGTGGCCGCAGCAGCTTCCGCGAAACTTGAGTTCATGCAACTCCGCCAACACCTAAAGGAGTTTGCTAAAAAGGTTCTCAATTCATGTCCCGTGAATGTTCTGTTTTCCACTTATGCAGCTGCCTTACGACTATGCGAGAGAGTAGAGTTTCTGGATGAAATTGCTCCACATTGCACCATACCAGATCCTCTGCCTCCCGCCATTGAAGATCGCGTTTGTTCACTTGCAGAGGCACGTGAAGCAGCTGCTACTGCACAAGCAAGCTTAGCGGATATTCTaatcgacaaagttactgcaataagTCAACAAGATGATGCCACTTTAAAAGACATTTTTGAGCTTGACTTATCTAAGCTAGAATAAAATATTGTAGAAGCTAGCGTGCAGCTATCTCTGCGCCATTATCAATGAAACTTTATTTTTTCATATTTATTCGCGAGTactctttatttatatagcgcttttatcaacaacattcataacacaaacttgtcctttgcaattttcaacatatattattgtgcacataataaatgcgtacttttgcgaaacaatctgtatgcgtatatgcttatacgttatgaatcttctaagtctgtcgaaacgatccttaggcaattaatcagcattgcgaagcatctaagcaatggctaaatcaaatacttaggatataaaattccttttgcaataattcgcatgcaaaattgggcaatttcatcactttgctatttaaacactgcgaaatactataGCATTATGAAACAAACTGTAAAACATTTCATAATAATTCGCATTTCACAAATAAACTTTCTGCGTACTTTTACAAGTGTTTATTTTTTAAAATtcctacaagcgtgatcaagacttgcaaaaaattaaaaacaaaaacaccTAATAAGTATATCAACCATATGCCTTAAATCCAATTTCGCACTTTGTTCATATATCCTTGATAGTTTTTCGCAAAGCTACACGTAATATCGATTTTACAAAAcggcatgccacgcattaggtaaaattcgcccttccatatccgcgagcttatatgaacctgcggcattaattgccacaatttgataagggccttcccaattaggacccaatttgccaagcttttctgctctgcttgcttcattgcttcgcaacacccattcacctatagcgaaagacaaagcacgcactcttttattgtaatacttagcaatttgctgcttattattcgcttctctgatagcagcCATTAACCTCCGCTCCTCAATGAAATTCAGGTTTTCGCTCAACACAGCATCATTCGCTTCTTCTTCAAAGTTAACTATTCTatgcgttggtaccagaatttctgcgggaactactgcctcagaaccatataccaagctaaaaggtgtttcccccgtgcttttcttaaatgttgtgcgatgtgcccataacacattgggtaattcatctacccagccAGTTCGCTTTTCGCAcaacctctttttaataccgcttactATATCGCGGTTAGTTACTTCGCATAAACCATTAGCTTGTGGATGCGCCACTGACGTAAACTTTTGTACgatatttaaatcagtgcaccatgtcttaaaaggatctttcgctatttgagaaccattatcgctaaccaattctcgcggaatgccaaatcggcaaacaatgtattcccatacaaaatttcgcacaatcaggaatttaacattgccaggcccagcaggaaatggccctacaatgtcaatagcccatttattaaacggccatggtgaactaacaggaatcatatcatgccgTGGCATTctattctgcggagcatgcctttggcaatttttacagcgtttaacaattttcgctacatcgcggtatagggatggccaaaagtatcccattcgcATAATTTTCGCGATGATAGTTTTGTAGCCTGAATACAGTGCACAAgtgccattatgcacttcttctataatcatttttGCCTCGATTGGGCCAACACAACGCATCATTGGTCCACaatatgatttgcgatataagatatcatcttgAATGATATACATCGGTGCTCGCTCTCTTACTAAACGAGCTTCGCGACTATCATCTGGCAGAATATCACTGCGGATATATTGTAGAATTGGGTTCATCCAGTTTGGCTGTTCTTCTGTAACAGATGCGaccattaagtcactatctatttatttacttgataattcctcaacccatacttgtttttgaaagtgcgagaacattaaagcagccaatttgctcaacgcatccgcctttttgttttgGTTTCTTGGCACTTGTGCGAGTTCGAAACGCTCAAATCGCGCTGCCATTTCTTTCAATAGCTGCAAGTATTTCTGCATAGAGGGATCGTGTGCTTCAAAAGATTgattaaactgattcgctactaactGCAAATCTGTAAAGATACGCAGCTTAACAATATTTatttttcgcgcaatatttaaGCCTGCGAGCAATGCTTCATATTCGGCCTCATTGTTTGTCACATCAAAGTTAAACCGTAATGCATATGTATGCGCCTCACCACATGGGCTTGCCAAAACCAAACACGTGCCTGCACCTTCTGCGCACGAAGCGCCATCAGTAAACAAATCCCAAGTTTCACCGAGTAATGGTTTTAGCACGgttcgctcattaatcacctcTAACTCGCCAGACAGTTCAGCGAGATAATCTGCCATAACCTGACCATTTTCAGCACTACGCGGAAGGTAggatatttgataagcacctaattctactgcccacaatgcgagtctaccagatatctccAGTTTGGTTAAGACTTGCTTGATTGGCatattagttaatacatgcactGGATGCTCTTGAAAATACCttcgtagccttcgcgttgttaaaataAGCGCATAAATAAACTTTTCAATCGGCacatagtttatttcacttcccgtaagagctttactaacaaaatacaccggcttttgtattttgttcctttccgcGATCAAAACTGAAACGAAAGCTTCGTTTGCCACtgagatataaagataaagaattttGCCCTAAActggcgctgttagtgtaggcaaagtttcaacaactttttcatctcttgaaacgcgGTTTCTGCTTCACTGGACCAAACAAAATTCTTTTGATTCAAGCACCCTTTTAGAGTTTTGAAATATGGCAAATGCCTTTCAGCAACTttagacaagaaacgcgttaatgcggctagttttcccatcaaactttgcacttctttaaccGTTTTTGGCGCGGTTATATTTTCTATAGCCGCGAGCTTTttcggattagcttgaataccttgttctgtaacaagatatcccaaaaattttccttcagtttcgccaaagctacattttagcggattaagcttcatgtttatttttcgcagtTTGTCAAATGTGtcgcgcatatcttcaatgattcgctcttgcatcgtgcttttgatgactaaatcatctacataagcttcaagattacgccctatttgtttatcaaatgcggtatcaatcaaccgttgatatgtcgcacccgcattgattaaacagaaaggcatcattatatagcaatatatgcctttgcccgtatgaaatgcggttttatctgcgtcttcttgcgccataggaatctgatgataacctcttgccttatccagaaaacatttatatggaaaagcatgtaaagattccacttttaaatcaatttctAGAAGCTGATAGTTATCCTTGGGGCATgctttattcaaatctttgtaatcaatacacattctccaggAACCATCAAGTTTTTTCACCAACAATGGATTTGCAATCCATGATTGATATTGAACTTCGCGCAGAATTCCAGCCCTCTTaccaattttgttacttcttcGCATAGCCATTTTACACGATCTGGGGCCAtgccccttcgcttttgcactacagGCTTTAGAGCTGGATTTACTTGAGcctgtgttccgcaatatgacgcggaacaccagtcatatcgttttcgcaccaagcaaaaacatccatgtaTTGGACAAGCAATTGCACGATTTGTTTCCTAATATCCGCACTAACATTgcgtcctactttgattttctgctATGGATATGCGGGATTAATTATTTACATAGTATACGCATCGTCAACAGGGTCCTGCCCTGCGGTTTTTAtgttaacagccgcacaaataggcatacTGCTAATTGAACATATTGTGTTAACCcctttatatgttggaaacttaatcatgccatgaattgtggacgggacaattccaaatttacttataACGGTTCTTCCTAGTAGTATGTTATAACGAGAtgaggctcgcataacataaaaatctaactGCGCTTGTCGCACCAAAGCCTCATCATTTACATCAGGCAGCTCGACTTTTAATTGcaaaacacctataggtaatgaGGATTCTCCTGCAAAGCCGGTTAACGAAATCGCGGTTATTTGCAGGTGCGTTTTAATACTTTCTGGCAGTTCAGCGAAACATTTTTCGTAAATAATATCGACGCTACTGCCGTTATCGACATGAACTTTCATGACTGTGATGTTAGCTTCCGCGATTTTGCACGATACcactatcggcatttcagagaaatcatcgctctgcattttcgagaaactaattggcgcaaattgccaattatgatacattttagcggACTTTCACTTTTTTCCTCTTTTTTAGGCATTCGCTCGCACAGCGACCACTTTATCACTATCATTTCCAATATTACTCATTATTCTAAGCAATCAAGCAATTCACCGCCGATTTTAGATGTATGcatctgcaaatcatcacaacaaaaacacgattgaaattaaactgaCGAATTAATTGTTTGATAGGACGAAACaaaaaaatttcagtttaatttgtaaaacgtgtcccacggatggcgccaattgatcaatccttaattagcgatgttacttaattacggattgagtgcaataagattataatggaggacggaatgtttgatgattattttgggccccgatgatcgtctttcactttaactatcaagtgaacaACCACCCCGACACAGTCTTGaatgttaattagcataattcacctttgcgcgatgtaaaaatcccttgggaaagatcacaagtggaaattacaaaggcctgggaaaaatggcagagaatcaacaacccctaaatgagaggccatgctccctatttatagtattcaagatATCCGCGGTATGCTAGTTACTTAACCGCGTGCGAAAACTCAGCGAATTAAACCGCAGTCATTTGCTAGTGCGAAAAGATAACTGCTATACTTATTTTCAGGGAACACTCCATAACCTTGCATTATAGTTCGCGCAGTTCTGCCCTCGGCCTTtaacaaataaaatatacatatacaatgctatgtatatgatcagcagtctttgaaaaacgtctcatatagaggtcaaaacctcgtgacgaaatcaattaatatggaacgtttataatcaatatgaacgggacatttcaaattgaacatatgaaacagttcaaaattattgagactcaacctaacagactttgcttatcgtgccgaaatcataataagattaagtttaaatttggtcggaaattccagggtcatcacaccatattctccaaagctatcacgcgagcgcgaagctcgttgacttcttctattacactggggtgattgtcggttcagacgagtggatgaataagatttagtatttgggatagtatataatgtgacgacccgggaatttctgaccaaatttaaactttaatctttatatgttttcgacacgataagcaaagtttgttaagttgaatctcaagaattttaaactgtgtttatacattcatttaaacctcgaccgagtttcgacgattcacgaataaatgtttgtaaatatatatatatagatatacgtgTGTGTATATCATAACTTGAAAACCTTAACGAGATATTAAATGTAAATTGAATGATTTAAACTTACTCGCTTCAACTCTcaatatgtatttaatatatatatatatatatatatatatatatatatatatatacacaatataaTATAAGAAGTTGAATAGTTAGTCCCATATATAAATTGTAACGATCACGTATATAGCTAGTTGGGACAATTGAGATTAGTGGCGGAATTTTCAAACCAAACTTTTAAGGAGGCCGAAAACATTGATTTATAAATTTTTGCGGCATGTGCTACCAAATAGGTAAACCCATAAGAACCCTTAAACATTCGTTTGAGATATATATCTAAAACGTATACTATATTGGTTTATCCATATGATCGTGTTTTTAATTCATTTAACAAGTCTAATAAATGATCATTGAGTTAAACTACAATATAATTGCCAATCTAtcgttaataataatgatgtagtACAAGTTTGTTTAGTGTCCACAtcaacttgttatatatatatatatatatatatatatatatatatatatatatatatatatatatatatatatatatatatatatatatatagtgttacaTGCACCTAAAACCCACTAATCAAAACTaaccatctatctatctctatTACCATAACAATCATCATTCCAATCAATTAGTAATACATTGTTTTGAATGATTATTCAACCAATCCTACTTTCCTTTCTATTGAATTATCGACAAACAAGAAATTACCAAAAACATCTACATCTTATAATATTTATTACTTTATCATTATGGATTCATGCATATCCTACATAAATCATCACTAtctctatttttatttatttatttctcttTCTCAACCAAGAGCCTATCCGGATATTCCCCAACAACTCCACCATTAAAACACCCACTTGTAATCTCCTTTTGCCTTCCTGTAATACATCGACAAACAAACCAAACCATTTATATTATATAGTATTACATACTTAATCATTGATACTATAATTACATAATAAATTCTATAAGACTAGGCATATACTTACAACTTGAGAAAAACACTTCACACCTTCACTTGCAAATTATCAATTTCACCATATGAACTCTCAGTCACCAAAGTTGCTACGGCTGCCATTTTGTTTTCTGTTATTTGTCGATGAAACCACCTCCAACTGTCGAGCAACCACCTGCAAGTTATTCAAATTTCATGTTATATATGAGAAACCAAATACCATTCAGGAACTTGTAAATTACTACCCTCCTTGATGACCAAGCACCACCATTCTAAGCCGATTGCTGCTACACTTTTATTTTTCTGTTACCGTTTAATCAAACATCAAACAACCATCACCCTCCAAACTCATCACTTTTCTTCTTCATCATATTAAATCGACACCCTACTGTTTCTATTTCTGGTCGAGTGCATCCTCAACACCATGTACAACCACACCATCATTTTGCTCGAAACCCACGGTTCACACTTCTGTTTTCTGTCTTTCTATCGAACCTGCAACAATCAGAAACCACCACTGCTACACCATCCTTTGTGCTTGTTCTAATCAAACTATATTACCTGTTACAGCTTCTGTTTGAATTATGTTAGGAATTAGCTGCTGCAGTTCTTTTCTTTTGTTTCCTACTCGAACAAACAACCGCCATATCTTATTTTCTTGCTCGTCACTGAGCAGTTCGGTTGTTGCTAAACGGATCAGGTTTGACCCTTGAGTGGTCGACCTATCCCCTACAGCTTTTGTTGATTTCTATTTCTATGAAACCATTGTGACCCACCATCTACAAGCCCACTAGATCACCAACGAACGCCACTACAATTTCCTATTTAATCAAATCACAAATTTCTGCTTCTTTATTGATCTTCAATCAAATAACAGATCACAAATTGTCCTATGTTTCGCTGTTTCTACAATTAATAATCAAAACCACAAACAGGTAATTAACTATAATCGATTATCACTTAATTctttaagaacacaaattttttttatttcctgTATTCAATTCAATTAAAATATGGAATCTATATAAATAGATAAAGAAATTAAGAAACTATAATCAAACCAATTATCCATTTGATCAATTAATTAAACGAATACCTGATCGATTGGTGAAGGATGACGATAAAAAGGAATAATGAAGACTGATGATGACGttgattgatggtgatgatgatgaatcgACGATCTAATAAACATTAGTGATTGTTGCTTGATCGAGTGTTTGATTAATGAATTGAATAAACCCTTGAACCGTGACTTGTTCCTCCTGCGTGTTTACCATCTTCGATCCGTTTGAACCATCGACAAAAGCAGATCCCTTTTATTAggtatatcatcattatcatcgtatattattattattattattattattattattattattattattattattattattattattattattattattattattattattattattgttatttgtattattgttattattgatttatattattattaagtattagtagtattattagtattattatcactattattattatgattatgaatattatgaatattattataatttctataaaaatcataaaatttattatttaatcattaaaaactaatacttgtatcaatttataagttataatattattattaatatcattactagtattataattattatcagtattataattatcattataggtatcataatcattattattattattattatttttattattattattattattattattattattattattattattattattattattattattattattattattattattattattattattattattattattattattattattattattatcattatcattacaagtattattatgtaCAACATAATGATTATTAAtactatgtaatttctaaaatcATTAACATGACTAAcactaacaataaaattaatatatttttatatattattaatatcattacttttattactaatagaattattttcattattatcattattactaatattaagtattatcattatcgtatttatcattacaaatattaatcgggtattactataataactattttaataaacaaatgatatatatagatatataaagatatatttaatacatatataacataacaaaatattactatatataaaaggaatatgtgaaacataaatatattattaatataaaaataatataactaataaattattatatatataaatttattaacttacaattatgtgtattaataaatatacaaatgatataggttcgtgaatccgaggccaacttttcaTTGTtagttgttcaatgacgttatatgtatttttactacaagatacattaggtgagtttcattaatcccctttttaaatgcttttgtaatatatatttttgggactgagaatacatgcgctgtttttataaatgctttacgagatagacacaagtaatcgaaactacattctatggttggattatctaatcgaatatgccctttttattaagtctggtaatctaagaattagggaacagacaccctaattgacgtgaactctaaagatagatctatcgggcccaacaagccccatccaaagtaccggatgctttagtacttcgaaatttatatcatgtccgatggaggatcccggaatgatggggatattcttatatacatattgtgaatgtcggttaccagttgttcaatccatatgaatgatattttgtctctatgcatgggacgtatgtttatgagaaatggaaatatgaaatcttatggtctattaaaaattatgaaatgattatttatgttaaactaatgaactcaccaaccttttggttgacactttaaagcatgtttattctcaggtattaaagaaatcttccgctgtgcatatgctcatcttagagatattacttggagtcattcatgacatatttcaaaagacgttgcattcgagtcgttgaattcatcaagtttattatcaagtcattatagtttagatatattatgaaatggtatgcatgtcgtcaacttttgatgtaaagaaagattatcttttctaaaacgaatgcaatgtttgtaaaatgtttcatatagaggtcaagtacctcgcgatgtaagcaactgttgtgaatcatttataatcgatgtggattttatccgtatggattaggacgggtcctttcagttggtatcagagcggtggtcttagtgaaccaggtcttgcattagtgtgtctaactgatagtcgttaggatgcattaataagtctggacttcgaccgtgtctgcctgtcaaaagttttcttatcatttttatcggaaatcatctgtttatcattcttaggaaattacctgcttatcattcttagtctagacacatcttactgcaatgattgcatgaatagtgtatagacaaaatttatatcttatcgtatttgctaatctatatcttagcgtatcttttactgtacctttgcctgacatattccgtagattcctccgtaacttatgggatgttagtattatatatgcatatgtaaattatgtattgcagggtactaatctacatcctataatctatttcttatcgaaaatccttcatctgatcgtacgagatgaatcctgcaacctgttagagtccctcagatttcgatagctattctgatagttattccgacagctattccgacatagatgttcacctaagctccgaaaacagcgtcaccggcatgaatcaaccaattagccattatcaattcatctgatgggttcatagtcgacttaattaatggaaacgcgcagaaggaaatcccttccatcaactgaattcacctcttgacaatgaacctgaagcgtttaccggcgaacctgttcgagacaccattttcagtcttatttccagggtaactcgacaatattatattctatccacaattctgaatcttattcatccactcgttccgaccgacaattatcctggAGTAATAAATCAAAGAACTTCACGCTcgaaataatcaattcggagaagatggtgcaaaatgtacc
This window of the Rutidosis leptorrhynchoides isolate AG116_Rl617_1_P2 chromosome 7, CSIRO_AGI_Rlap_v1, whole genome shotgun sequence genome carries:
- the LOC139859908 gene encoding uncharacterized protein; this translates as MADYLAELSGELEVINERTVLKPLLGETWDLFTDGASCAEGAGTCLVLASPCGEAHTYALRFNFDVTNNEAEYEALLAGLNIARKINIVKLRIFTDLQLVANQFNQSFEAHDPSMQKYLQLLKEMAARFERFELAQVPRNQNKKADALKEQPNWMNPILQYIRSDILPDDSREARLVRERAPMYIIQDDILYRKSYCGPMMRCVGPIEAKMIIEEVHNGTCALYSEIAAR